The genomic window TAAAATGATTTGTCAGATTTAGAGGAGCCACCAAATGAATAAGTGTTCAGCTGATTTCATGGCTCCGCATCCGGCCACACTAGATCGaacaataataatactaataatgtttcaaaataaataataataataataataataataataataataataataataataccttTGCATGTGGTATCTACAACTAACTTAtaagcaatttttattttacatgcaTATacctatttttatttgttgatgGATAAATAGCCTCAAATTATAAATAGGAtagtttagaaaaaaaaaaacttattcattattataatttttttaatttatataaaagaaCCTTAAATgacactttcttttttttgcaaGGTGAAGCAATTTCTATACACCGatgtaaatgttttttttttttttggtttaacgacaatttaaatgttttttaaatGGGATCCGAACAAATCACGCCAAATAAATACTTTATAacgatatttttaaaaactaaccATATAGAATGAGTTAATCAGATAAATGGATACATGTGATTAAATTCAAACGAAATCAACTACTTTTcatttagtttttttcttctttctcttaaattCAAACCAAACAGCCTAACACAAATTAACCACGACAACAGTAACATTGCATACATGCACTGGACAAACATACCCATTATtaaatttccttttttaatattaaaaagcAGAATCGCCTTTTTATTCATTAGGAAATTATTAAACTGCCTTCCATCGAATCATTGTCCtattttatatttacttttattaaatattttacaattttaatttattttgtcatataGATATCTCATAGTTTCATGAGATAAGTAATTCTTTTTTGCACGTgcatcaaattaaattatatcGTCTCAATAATTTTTACTCGTCAAAAGGTTTTACCCTTTCTTTCTTACCcttattctttaaatttttttatactaaactTACCCttattcttttgttgtttttttttttacaaacccTTAATCTTTTGTTGTTCTCACATATTGTCATTTTTATCGAACTTTAAATAAAATGGTAaatatctcttttaatttaatcaaaatactaaattcaaatattgttCTAAGAATGCAATAATATTGAAGGTACTATTCAACTTACACAAGTGAATTCTTTGCTATCTAACTAACATTGTTGGATATAGGtataaaatccatttaaaatacgatatcaattttttaattttttttattaaaaaaaactaaattagtcTATCCAAATTGATACCAgaaagaattttttaaatataaattaatatgaaaatataacaTGATATTGAATTTCGTATAGTGGTGCAAAATAATATAAGATGCGTACCACTTGCATGTGTTTCCACCAATATTAAGGGTTCGTTTggtctagtttttttttttttgagattatgcaaataatttatgcaatataaattaagttttatgttattttataaattcacactaatgaaaattgtaattttataagctattttatcataaaccaccttgacaaacttataataacatataaaaattgtataagttatttgcataagctctaaataagaggaaaaaaagtcaggccaaacgATACCTAAACATGTCAAATATTACTTCCTCgtgtcatttttataaaaaaacaactcaTTTTTTAGATTGATTAAATAACTGaagtatttattattaaaaaaaaattgatgtagtATTTGGCATATAAAATAGactaaatacataaattatttaataattataaaaagttaactacataaattttataataaaaaactagaaataatgagtttttttttttttgggttaagaAATAATGAGGctttatcaaccaaaaaaagaaataataagcCTTTTAATAGAGTTTTACCATTTAccacattctttttttttttttggtagaaccATTTACCACATTCTATACGACTCAAAAAGATTAGTTTAAAGTATACATTTGATCTAATCCAATCCAATAATTAAGTACATACCATAACAAAAAAGTAATGTCCTTTTTTACAGTCCTTTCCTTCTCTTTCAATAATAGTTGTCACTATTTATTCACAAGATTGCAAACATTCGTTCATGGATACCCACTTTCTCTTCTCAACCTCATAGAGTCAAAcccttattcattcattcattctctcTTTCACATCAAAATCTCAACTTTCACAAACCCATTTCattttttcacatattttcCTTCAAATAAAACCAAACACAAACACTTTACATGTGTCAGAATGAGTTTCACATACTAATCATCTTCAGGTACTTTACATgttatttcttcttttatttccaCATAGCTATTTGAAATCAATGTCTTCAAATTAATGAGTAATATATAGCTAGCATATTCTTTGtattaaattcaatatatattattgagattCTTGTCTTTATTCACAGGAAAACAAAAAGAAGTTCCAGAATCACATCACATGCATTGAAATGAAACCTTAGTTCATACTCTACAAAAgcttcattattatatataacaaAAGCTTCATTTTGTGTTTTTACTTTATAGCATTATTATTGGGATTGTGATCTTCACCATGGCAACCACATTTAAAGGGATTTGCAAGAGTTTGAAATACATTACTCAGATGTTTGGTAATAATCTTTTGTTGCACTATCCAATTTaatgtgtttggttttgtgtgatttctgagttttcttttgttattgtttGGTTTGGTCTAATATATGAAATGGGTCTTTTTCCAGTTGTGAAGGAGCGGGAGATGGAAATTGGGTACCCGACGGATGTTAAGCATGTGGCTCATTTTGGATCAGGGAATGGTCCCAGCTGGGTATGGAGATGAATTTAATTGGTTTTATATATCTTCATGTATTTtgtgcatgtttggattgacagTGAGTTTGGCAGAATCACAGTGTCACTGTGATTTTGTCGAACTCACGTTGATTCTAGACATTTCGTCTATTCCTTTGTTAATTGCCCTTTTATCTATGCAGATGGATGATTTTAAGAAAGTTCCTGATTTTTCAACATCAATTGGTTGCTTTGATGAAATTAGGGACTCCGATCCAATGGCTGTCGCTTCACTATGGTCCTCCCTAGGTATGATTGATTTGCTTCTCAACACACAAATGTTCTTCATGAATTAATTAGTTGAAAAAGTAATAtgtatttgattattattattattattattattgtgtgtTTTGGATATGTTTGATAAAAGTGTGGGGCTTTTGAAAAGCTATCTAGGTTCTTTGCCCCCTTAGAAAGAGTTTGGCTGTTCTGTCACGAGCAAATTCATCTCCAACAAAGAGAATCTTATGGTTTTTGGCTTTTCAATTAACATTGTTTTAAGTGTGGTCCACACCAGAATTTATAAACATAGTTCTTTGGCTGTATTAAATTTAGGGTACCAGTGTGCTTGTTAAGTACATGTTTTCTTAGATTTTGGGTTGGTCCAAACACCAGGTGGTTCAACAGATCTTGGATTGGCTTTGATATGTTTGTTAGTCCTTTTGTTTTCCTTGTGAAACGCTTCCTCGATGTGATAAATTAAACCCTTTTTTTAAAACACAATGAGATTTATTCTTCTCATCGCTTGATTGAGATTGAATCATCATtggtaaatgaatattaatGTGATATCCTAGTATGGATTCGGGAATAATGCAACCATCAAGCATTAGCAAGGTTTATgatcatatatattaatattacacATAGGTGTAGTTCTTGGAACATTGTACTTCGGTAGTCATGAAACATGGTTGTTAGTCTAGCCAAGAAGAATTATACTGTTGTTGGATATATTAGCTGTGATAGTGAGATACTTTGCCTTTCTTGAAGGGGAAAGTATATAATGTGTTGTGTTCTTGCAAAAACAATATATTCCAAGGGTAGGTCTAGTGCCAAATTTGGAGTATCTTACTTCCTCACAGTTAAGAAGTTATAATCCAACAAGGTAGTAATATTCTCTGTCTGAAAGATAACAGTGGCACTGAGACACTATGCATGGATGTAGAAGTTCCATATGctaaaaaactgtgtttaataACTACACAATTTAGTTTTCAAAATATGATGTCTATCTTCATGATGATTTTCCTTTTATGAAGGCTCTGTGCTTTGTCCGAATTTTACCTTCGACTGCAATTACTATACAATACTGATTCCACTCTAATGAttatatcataaattcattGTGTGGTACTAATgacgaatttaatttatttccaACAGTTGCATTGTGATTATATTTCCTTCTAGTTCCAGTTAGCGAATCATGAGCAATAGACATcgtatataatttttatattcttaTTGATAACTAATCTTATTCTTTTTGCACGCAGaaaatcaacaatcatcaaacaTGTGCAGAGGCATCTCATCTGCTGCAGGTGATGCTCATATTGCAGAGAAGCCCAAGCAGAAAAAAGTTAAGTCAACTTTCTCTTCCCTGTCGCCATCTTCTTCATCAAGACGATCAAGAGCATCAAAATCAAAGGCTGCGTTCAGCGAGAGAGAGGCAACAGCAATTGCTATGGCATAGCAGATTCAAGACTAGGAAATCTGCGACATATTTGGCATCACCATATTCAACAAAATACTTCTTTTCGGGAAAAACATGGAAGAAAGATAATAAAATATGGCAGTAAATTTTTCCTGGCTTGTAGTTAGTAAATTATAATCTAGTCCAGTGGGAGAAAAACCAAATTATTTGTTTACAGACAGAGAATAATTCCATGAAAAAAGCTAAAGGTTGTTTTTAGTAGTTTGGCTTTCTCCAAATCATATGCTGACCTTGAATTTAAAAGCTGTATTGTCAATTTTTGAAGATTTAAAGGAATGTCATGGTGGTGTTTAGTAGTTTAATATGCATTCTGCAGCatgttttttcttgtttataaCTTATTGTGCATTCATAGAAATCCTATGAATCTTCGAGCATGTAAATGTCGTGTTTGCAGCCTACAAAAGGATCTGGCTAGTAGATTAGCACAAAGAGCTAGTCTCCTGCAACGTGACAAACCAAACTTTGAATCTTGACGAAGGGCCGACAGAGGTGTCTATAATTTAGTGTCGAATAGGATTATCTCTCGAGGAAGTAAAAACAGACATAAACAAGACATAAAAAATCTGTGCATTACATATCATGACACTAAATTATAGACAGACAAAAAAAACTGTGCATTATATATCATGACACTGATTGAAAAAGGTTGCCTTGCCTAGTTTTTCCATTCCAATCTTTGAAAGATACTAATAGATTTTCCTGTTGATTTACTCCTTTGTTCATGTTCATAGATATTTTTCCAAGCATGATAGAATCATGCCTACACATAATTAACTCTTCTTATGTTAGGTTAATGGGCCATTTTGATTTGCATCTCATTATTTTCTTCATCTTATTTTCACACTCACTTGTGTTTTGAACATCAGAAAAACAGCTAAATAAttagaaaatcaaaatcatgaGTTTTAGAGATTTGTTGGTGTATGTTTTAATAATTTGATATCTAGATATGTCGTAGATAGCATATCATATGTTGAAAGAAGATCATGTGATGAAATaccatataattttaaattttataggTTTGATTTACTTAACCAAAACTTTCAAGTTAacaatttgatttatttaggccccgtttggattatcttatttttgagtttatgcaaacaacttatgcaaattttatgtattattttaaatttgtcaagtagtttatgataaaatagcttataaaaacacaattctcactagtgtgaacttataaaataacataaaatctaatttatattgcataagctgtttgcataaactcaaaaataagctaactCAAATGAGGACTTATTTATTTGTCgaaataatttgttttcattgGTTGATGAATAAATACCCCCAAATCATACACGGAGTAGTTtagaaaaaaacttatttattattataattatttttaatttatgtaaaaGAACCTTAAATGACACTGATTTTTTTAAGATGAAGTAATTCTATACACCAACGATctaaatgcttttttttttttgtttgacgaCAATGTAAATGTTTTTTACATGGTTATCCAAACAAATCACGCCAAATAAATAGTTATAACGATATCTTAAAGATTAACCTTATCAGTACTTAAgctatttgaccaattttttttcttctaaaattttcatgttttaaCACATTTAAAATGTGTGATTCTTGCCATGAACTAGTACTTTtcatttagtttatttttctctcttaaaTTTAAACCAAACAGCTAGCCTAACATGATGAACCACGACAACAATAACATTCCATACATGCACTTGACAAACATACCCATTAAAACCATTATtaaatttccttttttaatattaaaaagcAGAAttgccttttttattttttttgtcaattaggaAATTATTAAACTGCC from Trifolium pratense cultivar HEN17-A07 linkage group LG1, ARS_RC_1.1, whole genome shotgun sequence includes these protein-coding regions:
- the LOC123882799 gene encoding CRIB domain-containing protein RIC11-like isoform X1, with the protein product MCQNEFHILIIFSIIIGIVIFTMATTFKGICKSLKYITQMFVVKEREMEIGYPTDVKHVAHFGSGNGPSWMDDFKKVPDFSTSIGCFDEIRDSDPMAVASLWSSLENQQSSNMCRGISSAAGDAHIAEKPKQKKVKSTFSSLSPSSSSRRSRASKSKAAFSEREATAIAMA
- the LOC123882799 gene encoding CRIB domain-containing protein RIC1-like isoform X2 yields the protein MATTFKGICKSLKYITQMFVVKEREMEIGYPTDVKHVAHFGSGNGPSWMDDFKKVPDFSTSIGCFDEIRDSDPMAVASLWSSLENQQSSNMCRGISSAAGDAHIAEKPKQKKVKSTFSSLSPSSSSRRSRASKSKAAFSEREATAIAMA